In Primulina eburnea isolate SZY01 chromosome 14, ASM2296580v1, whole genome shotgun sequence, the following proteins share a genomic window:
- the LOC140813085 gene encoding uncharacterized protein isoform X3 — protein sequence MDAGNSSEWLPPGFAEKTEVKNGRIVKDYYNVTTGVKYHSKKDVIHCATEDFFRDAPQKTNFDDNGESSDNKFDAISPKWLPDGWRMEEKIRKNGSSAGSTYKTYIDSSTGHKFYSKLAVARYLKTIDKKNATTEQPELDNVGEPSLKPDMYLQRKSLSEVDCFPAKNLRVASDSTSADGLAPSEAGSIPGNKSKRKTSVTMVDSETTSADAIPPSVSGSTPGKNSKRKKSFNVVDSEITSADAVAPLVAGSIPGKNSKRKKSFSVVDTETTSADAKPPSVSGSTPGKNSKRKKSFNVVDSEITSADAVPPLVAVSIPGKKSKRKKSFSVVDTETTSIDVIPPSIAGSTPGKNSKRKKSCTMVAVEITPADGLPSGWVKEIKTSKSGNKIRKDPYYIEPVNGYMFLSKKDALRYLETNDIGSCACMPKRKEFDNLRLNKNEVTPDNVGEPSPKSDTALQSKSMTDTGCSPQKKNKHSSSMGSAERTSVEGLPNGWIKEIMTRKSGNKIRKDAYYTDPVTGYMFRSKNDALRYLKTSDIGSCAVKPKMRELGDLTLMQNKSPVDNVGFTNLKPDVPSQCKFMRDEDCISEKKNKHTSAMVKSTSADGLPPGWIKEVKTSKSGNKIRKDSYYIDPVDGYVFLSKKDVLRYLETNDIASCAITPKRRKMDNFNLIKNGIPVDNEGETFSKPEAPLQVKSITDEGCSSEQNKGKPSLAAVAAKSSSVDGLPPGWIKEIRASKSGNKIRKDPYYTDPISGYVFRSKKDVMRYLETNDIGSCAVTPKRREPDDLKLIESKISLNNADGHQMKLEGLVQRKPNTDASRITEPKKEILHSSSVVVIDTASANGLPSGWIKEIKTIQSGDKIRKDPLDNSGESSLKPEASMKYESVINAAYVTEIKKNSQQPSPAVDIEIASTDGLPPGWIKEIKTSQSGDKIRKDPFYTDPVSGYIFRSKKDVLRYLKTNDISSCASRPKRREIDGPSSIKKKTSSSPINKKLSKQLETETKLFIGEESNANGEGVSSTKTQAASKADTFTVASAGSDSLKEMFSCENSNKRFDMKMGPAHMEDCSKQGEKAMADVLAICSFINDTFTEEKLLDSEMENRTRGTQSELRKSKKRRDLNLPLRASKRLAKSEPEMLSNVELSERTCRAATKRSSATIVPLPSDLGPTKKVADHANAVVETLRGEDPLNNVGKPLAEGNATLNEEPSNKVKNPLAEDATNFKEQTIGKTNGKQPNDDATSQDTQPCYEFGDSWTDPCLEFAYKTLTGEIPLDDTSPFPEIRYNQDGGIQTSASEEPSMFESEIPPGFESTNQKKTVGNVPASPSFYLSAVDALFESEIPPGFESVAQNKNADKSPANPSLSSPRVSTETDFSDKSS from the exons CTTGACAATGTGGGTGAACCTTCTTTGAAACCTGACATGTATCTACAACGCAAATCCTTGTCAGAAGTAGATTGCTTCCCTGCAAAAAATTTAAGG GTTGCCTCTGATAGCACATCAGCAGATGGCCTGGCTCCATCAGAAGCAGGTAGCATTCCTGGAAACAAATCGAAGAGGAAGACATCTGTCACTATG GTTGACTCCGAGACCACATCCGCTGATGCCATACCTCCTTCAGTATCTGGTTCCACTCCTGGAAAAAATTCGAAGCGGAAGAAATCCTTCAATGTG GTTGACTCTGAGATCACATCAGCTGATGCGGTAGCTCCTTTAGTAGCTGGTTCCATTCCTGGAAAAAATTCAAAGCGGAAGAAATCATTCTCTGTG GTTGACACTGAGACAACATCCGCTGATGCCAAACCTCCTTCAGTATCTGGCTCCACTCCTGGAAAAAATTCGAAGAGGAAGAAATCCTTCAATGTG GTTGACTCTGAGATCACATCAGCTGATGCGGTACCTCCTTTAGTAGCTGTTTCCATTCCCGGGAAAAAATCGAAGAGGAAGAAATCGTTCTCTGTG GTTGACACTGAGACTACATCGATTGATGTCATACCTCCTTCGATAGCTGGTTCCACCCCCGGAAAAAATTCGAAGCGAAAGAAATCCTGCACTATG GTTGCCGTTGAGATAACACCAGCTGATGGGCTTCCTTCTGGCTGGGTAAAAGAAATCAAGACCAGTAAATCGGGGAATAAGATTAGAAAGGATCCG TATTACATTGAACCTGTCAATGGTTACATGTTTCTCTCAAAAAAAGATGCTTTGCGGTATTTAGAAACGAATGATATTGGTAGTTGCGCCTGCATGCCAAAGAGGAAGGAATTTGACAATCTCAGGTTGAATAAAAATGAAGTCACT CCTGACAATGTTGGTGAACCCTCTCCGAAGTCAGACACAGCCCTTCAAAGCAAATCCATGACGGATACAGGTTGCAGTCCTCAAAAGAAGAACAAGCACTCTTCCTCTATG GGTTCTGCTGAGAGGACATCAGTTGAGGGGTTACCTAATGGCTGGATAAAAGAAATCATGACAAGGAAATCTGGGAATAAGATTAGAAAGGATGCG TACTACACTGATCCAGTCACTGGTTACATGTTTCGTTCTAAAAATGATGCTTTGCGGTATCTGAAAACTAGTGATATTGGTAGTTGTGCTGTCAAACCAAAGATGAGGGAGTTGGGTGATCTCACGCTGATGCAGAATAAAAGTCCT GTTGATAATGTTGGTTTTACCAATTTGAAGCCAGACGTGCCTTCACAATGCAAATTCATGAGAGATGAAGATTGCATTTCTGAAAAGAAGAATAAGCACACTTCTGCTATGGTTAAAAGCACGTCAGCAGATGGGCTACCTCCAGGTTGGATAAAAGAAGTGAAAACCAGTAAATCTGGGAATAAGATTAGAAAAGATTCG TACTACATAGATCCGGTTGATGGCTACGTATTCCTTTCTAAAAAAGATGTTCTGCGATATCTGGAGACAAATGATATTGCTAGCTGTGCCATCACCCCAAAGAGGCGGAAAATGGATAATTTCAACTTGATTAAGAATGGAATCCCT GTTGACAATGAGGGTGAAACTTTTTCAAAACCAGAAGCACCTCTGCAAGTCAAATCTATAACTGATGAAGGTTGCAGTTCTGAACAAAACAAGGGCAAGCCATCTCTCGCTGCG GTTGCTGCCAAGAGCTCATCTGTGGATGGTCTACCTCCAGGCTGGATAAAAGAAATCCGAGCAAGTAAATCTGGGAACAAGATTAGAAAGGATCCG TATTACACAGATCCAATCAGTGGCTATGTATTTCGTTCCAAGAAAGATGTCATGCGATATTTGGAAACAAATGATATTGGTAGTTGTGCTGTCACACCAAAAAGGAGGGAGCCGGACGATTTGAAGTTGATTGAGAGTAAAATTAGT CTCAACAATGCTGATGGACACCAAATGAAGCTAGAGGGATTGGTCCAGAGAAAACCCAATACAGATGCCTCTCGCATTACCGAACCAAAAAAGGAAATCCTGCACTCTTCCTCTGTG GTTGTCATTGACACTGCATCAGCGAACGGGCTACCTTCAGGCTGGATAAAGGAGATCAAAACTATTCAATCTGGGGATAAGATTAGAAAAGATCCG CTTGACAATTCTGGTGAATCCTCTTTGAAGCCAGAAGCATCTATGAAATACGAATCTGTGATAAATGCAGCTTACGTTACTGAAATTAAAAAGAACAGCCAGCAACCTTCGCCTGCG GTTGATATAGAGATTGCATCCACTGATGGGCTACCTCCAGGTTGGATCAAAGAAATCAAAACTAGTCAATCTGGAGACAAGATTAGAAAGGATCCG TTTTACACAGATCCAGTCAGTGGTTACATATTTCGTTCTAAAAAAGATGTTTTGCGGTATCTGAAAACTAACGATATCAGTAGCTGTGCCAGCAGACCAAAGAGGAGGGAAATAGATGGTCCCAGTTCGATTAAGAAGAAAACCTCT TCCTCCCCAATTAATAAAAAGTTATCCAAGCAACTAGAGACCGAGACCAAGCTCTTTATTGGTGAAGAATCTAACGCAAATG GTGAAGGTGTTTCCAGTACAAAAACTCAAGCGGCATCAAAGGCCGATACCTTTACAGTTGCATCTGCTGGATCTGACAGTCTTAAAGAAATGTTTTCATGTGAAAATTCAAATAAACGTTTTGACATGAAAATGGGCCCTGCACACATGGAGGATTGCTCTAAACAAGGTGAAAAGGCAATGGCTGACGTTTTAGCTATTTGCTCCTTTATTAATGATACTTTCACTGAGGAGAAACTTCTCGATAGTGAGATGGAAAATCGAACTCGTGGAACTCAGTCAGAATTACGAAAATCCAAGAAAAGAAGAGATTTGAACTTGCCATTACGTGCTTCGAAGAGACTCGCGAAGTCCGAACCTGAGATGCTCTCCAATGTCGAATTAAGTGAACGAACATGCAGGGCTGCGACTAAGAGATCCTCTGCAACTATTGTTCCTCTGCCGTCTGATCTAGGCCCAACAAAAAAAGTTGCAGATCATGCAAATGCCGTCGTGGAAACTCTTCGAGGAGAAGATCCATTGAACAATGTTGGAAAACCTCTTGCAGAGGGCAACGCCACTTTGAATGAAGAGCCATCGAACAAAGTTAAAAACCCTCTTGCAGAGGACGCTACTAATTTTAAAGAGCAAACTATAGGGAAGACCAATGGTAAGCAACCCAATGATGATGCAACATCCCAAGATACGCAGCCTTGCTATGAATTTGGGGACTCCTGGACTGATCCATGCCTAGAATTTGCATATAAGACACTTACAGGGGAGATACCACTGGATGATACTTCACCTTTTCCAGAAATTCGTTACAATCAAGATGGAGGCATACAAACATCAGCATCTGAAGAACCCTCCATGTTTGAGAGTGAAATCCCCCCAGGGTTTGAATCCACTAATCAAAAGAAGACTGTTGGAAATGTACCTGCGAGTCCATCCTTCTATCTCTCAGCCGTGGATGCGTTGTTCGAAAGTGAAATCCCCCCTGGTTTTGAATCAGTGGCACAAAACAAGAATGCAGACAAGTCGCCAGCAAATCCATCATTATCTTCCCCACGAGTATCCACTGAAACAGATTTCTCGGACAAAAGCTCCTAG
- the LOC140813085 gene encoding uncharacterized protein isoform X1 — protein sequence MDAGNSSEWLPPGFAEKTEVKNGRIVKDYYNVTTGVKYHSKKDVIHCATEDFFRDAPQKTNFDDNGESSDNKFDAISPKWLPDGWRMEEKIRKNGSSAGSTYKTYIDSSTGHKFYSKLAVARYLKTIDKKNATTEQPELDNVGEPSLKPDMYLQRKSLSEVDCFPAKNLRVASDSTSADGLAPSEAGSIPGNKSKRKTSVTMVDSETTSADAIPPSVSGSTPGKNSKRKKSFNVVDSEITSADAVAPLVAGSIPGKNSKRKKSFSVVDTETTSADAKPPSVSGSTPGKNSKRKKSFNVVDSEITSADAVPPLVAVSIPGKKSKRKKSFSVVDTETTSIDVIPPSIAGSTPGKNSKRKKSCTMVAVEITPADGLPSGWVKEIKTSKSGNKIRKDPYYIEPVNGYMFLSKKDALRYLETNDIGSCACMPKRKEFDNLRLNKNEVTPDNVGEPSPKSDTALQSKSMTDTGCSPQKKNKHSSSMGSAERTSVEGLPNGWIKEIMTRKSGNKIRKDAYYTDPVTGYMFRSKNDALRYLKTSDIGSCAVKPKMRELGDLTLMQNKSPVDNVGFTNLKPDVPSQCKFMRDEDCISEKKNKHTSAMVKSTSADGLPPGWIKEVKTSKSGNKIRKDSYYIDPVDGYVFLSKKDVLRYLETNDIASCAITPKRRKMDNFNLIKNGIPVDNEGETFSKPEAPLQVKSITDEGCSSEQNKGKPSLAAVAAKSSSVDGLPPGWIKEIRASKSGNKIRKDPYYTDPISGYVFRSKKDVMRYLETNDIGSCAVTPKRREPDDLKLIESKISLNNADGHQMKLEGLVQRKPNTDASRITEPKKEILHSSSVVVIDTASANGLPSGWIKEIKTIQSGDKIRKDPVKNVARPHLMPDVSVPKSTIDSSCTTETEKKSQHSTTTVANEFTTDDDLPPGWIKEIKTSESGDKIRKDLLDNSGESSLKPEASMKYESVINAAYVTEIKKNSQQPSPAVDIEIASTDGLPPGWIKEIKTSQSGDKIRKDPFYTDPVSGYIFRSKKDVLRYLKTNDISSCASRPKRREIDGPSSIKKKTSSSPINKKLSKQLETETKLFIGEESNANGEGVSSTKTQAASKADTFTVASAGSDSLKEMFSCENSNKRFDMKMGPAHMEDCSKQGEKAMADVLAICSFINDTFTEEKLLDSEMENRTRGTQSELRKSKKRRDLNLPLRASKRLAKSEPEMLSNVELSERTCRAATKRSSATIVPLPSDLGPTKKVADHANAVVETLRGEDPLNNVGKPLAEGNATLNEEPSNKVKNPLAEDATNFKEQTIGKTNGKQPNDDATSQDTQPCYEFGDSWTDPCLEFAYKTLTGEIPLDDTSPFPEIRYNQDGGIQTSASEEPSMFESEIPPGFESTNQKKTVGNVPASPSFYLSAVDALFESEIPPGFESVAQNKNADKSPANPSLSSPRVSTETDFSDKSS from the exons CTTGACAATGTGGGTGAACCTTCTTTGAAACCTGACATGTATCTACAACGCAAATCCTTGTCAGAAGTAGATTGCTTCCCTGCAAAAAATTTAAGG GTTGCCTCTGATAGCACATCAGCAGATGGCCTGGCTCCATCAGAAGCAGGTAGCATTCCTGGAAACAAATCGAAGAGGAAGACATCTGTCACTATG GTTGACTCCGAGACCACATCCGCTGATGCCATACCTCCTTCAGTATCTGGTTCCACTCCTGGAAAAAATTCGAAGCGGAAGAAATCCTTCAATGTG GTTGACTCTGAGATCACATCAGCTGATGCGGTAGCTCCTTTAGTAGCTGGTTCCATTCCTGGAAAAAATTCAAAGCGGAAGAAATCATTCTCTGTG GTTGACACTGAGACAACATCCGCTGATGCCAAACCTCCTTCAGTATCTGGCTCCACTCCTGGAAAAAATTCGAAGAGGAAGAAATCCTTCAATGTG GTTGACTCTGAGATCACATCAGCTGATGCGGTACCTCCTTTAGTAGCTGTTTCCATTCCCGGGAAAAAATCGAAGAGGAAGAAATCGTTCTCTGTG GTTGACACTGAGACTACATCGATTGATGTCATACCTCCTTCGATAGCTGGTTCCACCCCCGGAAAAAATTCGAAGCGAAAGAAATCCTGCACTATG GTTGCCGTTGAGATAACACCAGCTGATGGGCTTCCTTCTGGCTGGGTAAAAGAAATCAAGACCAGTAAATCGGGGAATAAGATTAGAAAGGATCCG TATTACATTGAACCTGTCAATGGTTACATGTTTCTCTCAAAAAAAGATGCTTTGCGGTATTTAGAAACGAATGATATTGGTAGTTGCGCCTGCATGCCAAAGAGGAAGGAATTTGACAATCTCAGGTTGAATAAAAATGAAGTCACT CCTGACAATGTTGGTGAACCCTCTCCGAAGTCAGACACAGCCCTTCAAAGCAAATCCATGACGGATACAGGTTGCAGTCCTCAAAAGAAGAACAAGCACTCTTCCTCTATG GGTTCTGCTGAGAGGACATCAGTTGAGGGGTTACCTAATGGCTGGATAAAAGAAATCATGACAAGGAAATCTGGGAATAAGATTAGAAAGGATGCG TACTACACTGATCCAGTCACTGGTTACATGTTTCGTTCTAAAAATGATGCTTTGCGGTATCTGAAAACTAGTGATATTGGTAGTTGTGCTGTCAAACCAAAGATGAGGGAGTTGGGTGATCTCACGCTGATGCAGAATAAAAGTCCT GTTGATAATGTTGGTTTTACCAATTTGAAGCCAGACGTGCCTTCACAATGCAAATTCATGAGAGATGAAGATTGCATTTCTGAAAAGAAGAATAAGCACACTTCTGCTATGGTTAAAAGCACGTCAGCAGATGGGCTACCTCCAGGTTGGATAAAAGAAGTGAAAACCAGTAAATCTGGGAATAAGATTAGAAAAGATTCG TACTACATAGATCCGGTTGATGGCTACGTATTCCTTTCTAAAAAAGATGTTCTGCGATATCTGGAGACAAATGATATTGCTAGCTGTGCCATCACCCCAAAGAGGCGGAAAATGGATAATTTCAACTTGATTAAGAATGGAATCCCT GTTGACAATGAGGGTGAAACTTTTTCAAAACCAGAAGCACCTCTGCAAGTCAAATCTATAACTGATGAAGGTTGCAGTTCTGAACAAAACAAGGGCAAGCCATCTCTCGCTGCG GTTGCTGCCAAGAGCTCATCTGTGGATGGTCTACCTCCAGGCTGGATAAAAGAAATCCGAGCAAGTAAATCTGGGAACAAGATTAGAAAGGATCCG TATTACACAGATCCAATCAGTGGCTATGTATTTCGTTCCAAGAAAGATGTCATGCGATATTTGGAAACAAATGATATTGGTAGTTGTGCTGTCACACCAAAAAGGAGGGAGCCGGACGATTTGAAGTTGATTGAGAGTAAAATTAGT CTCAACAATGCTGATGGACACCAAATGAAGCTAGAGGGATTGGTCCAGAGAAAACCCAATACAGATGCCTCTCGCATTACCGAACCAAAAAAGGAAATCCTGCACTCTTCCTCTGTG GTTGTCATTGACACTGCATCAGCGAACGGGCTACCTTCAGGCTGGATAAAGGAGATCAAAACTATTCAATCTGGGGATAAGATTAGAAAAGATCCG GTTAAAAATGTTGCTCGACCCCATTTAATGCCAGATGTGTCTGTACCCAAGTCCACAATAGACTCGTCTTGTACCACTGAAACAGAGAAGAAAAGCCAGCACTCTACCACTACG GTTGCCAATGAGTTCACAACAGATGATGATCTACCTCCAGGGTGGATAAAAGAAATCAAAACAAGTGAATCTGGGGATAAGATTAGAAAGGATCTG CTTGACAATTCTGGTGAATCCTCTTTGAAGCCAGAAGCATCTATGAAATACGAATCTGTGATAAATGCAGCTTACGTTACTGAAATTAAAAAGAACAGCCAGCAACCTTCGCCTGCG GTTGATATAGAGATTGCATCCACTGATGGGCTACCTCCAGGTTGGATCAAAGAAATCAAAACTAGTCAATCTGGAGACAAGATTAGAAAGGATCCG TTTTACACAGATCCAGTCAGTGGTTACATATTTCGTTCTAAAAAAGATGTTTTGCGGTATCTGAAAACTAACGATATCAGTAGCTGTGCCAGCAGACCAAAGAGGAGGGAAATAGATGGTCCCAGTTCGATTAAGAAGAAAACCTCT TCCTCCCCAATTAATAAAAAGTTATCCAAGCAACTAGAGACCGAGACCAAGCTCTTTATTGGTGAAGAATCTAACGCAAATG GTGAAGGTGTTTCCAGTACAAAAACTCAAGCGGCATCAAAGGCCGATACCTTTACAGTTGCATCTGCTGGATCTGACAGTCTTAAAGAAATGTTTTCATGTGAAAATTCAAATAAACGTTTTGACATGAAAATGGGCCCTGCACACATGGAGGATTGCTCTAAACAAGGTGAAAAGGCAATGGCTGACGTTTTAGCTATTTGCTCCTTTATTAATGATACTTTCACTGAGGAGAAACTTCTCGATAGTGAGATGGAAAATCGAACTCGTGGAACTCAGTCAGAATTACGAAAATCCAAGAAAAGAAGAGATTTGAACTTGCCATTACGTGCTTCGAAGAGACTCGCGAAGTCCGAACCTGAGATGCTCTCCAATGTCGAATTAAGTGAACGAACATGCAGGGCTGCGACTAAGAGATCCTCTGCAACTATTGTTCCTCTGCCGTCTGATCTAGGCCCAACAAAAAAAGTTGCAGATCATGCAAATGCCGTCGTGGAAACTCTTCGAGGAGAAGATCCATTGAACAATGTTGGAAAACCTCTTGCAGAGGGCAACGCCACTTTGAATGAAGAGCCATCGAACAAAGTTAAAAACCCTCTTGCAGAGGACGCTACTAATTTTAAAGAGCAAACTATAGGGAAGACCAATGGTAAGCAACCCAATGATGATGCAACATCCCAAGATACGCAGCCTTGCTATGAATTTGGGGACTCCTGGACTGATCCATGCCTAGAATTTGCATATAAGACACTTACAGGGGAGATACCACTGGATGATACTTCACCTTTTCCAGAAATTCGTTACAATCAAGATGGAGGCATACAAACATCAGCATCTGAAGAACCCTCCATGTTTGAGAGTGAAATCCCCCCAGGGTTTGAATCCACTAATCAAAAGAAGACTGTTGGAAATGTACCTGCGAGTCCATCCTTCTATCTCTCAGCCGTGGATGCGTTGTTCGAAAGTGAAATCCCCCCTGGTTTTGAATCAGTGGCACAAAACAAGAATGCAGACAAGTCGCCAGCAAATCCATCATTATCTTCCCCACGAGTATCCACTGAAACAGATTTCTCGGACAAAAGCTCCTAG